TCTCTACACTGCTTTATAGCTTACCTGGAGCTCCAGTAACTTTTCAAGGTGATGAAAGAGGAATTTTGGGTGAAAAAGAGTATTATGATGCTCATAGATATCCTATTCAGTGGGATAAGGTGAACGAAGAAGTTCTTACTCATTATAAGGGACTTGGGATGCTGAGAAAAAGGATTCCAGCATTAACAAGTAGTGCAATAAAGCTTTACACAGCAAAAGATGGTGTGATAGCGTTTTTCAGGGGACACGAAAATGAAGTTCTAGTTTTAGCAAACAATGGAAAAACTTCAACTTCAATTGCACTTCCCCCTGGGAAGTGGAAACTCGTCTGGCCGGCTGAAGAGGGAATCTTTGAGGGAGAAATAGAAGTTCCACCAGTGATGACTTTAGTCCTTGAAAGAGAATAATGCCTTCAGTTCTTTGACAACTTCATCTTTAATTTTTTCTCTATTTTCAGTGGTAAGCACGTAGAGTTTTCCCATCCCTCTAAAGCGTTCTGTATATCTTCTGTGCACTGTTGCTAAGAGAGGTTTCTCTTTTTTGAGAACTTCGTTGATTATCATAGCAAATTCCCTGCTTTTATATTCCATGGCCCCTATTTCATCAATAATTATAAGGTCTGCTTCACTTATTGCCCTTCTTATCGCAGATACTCCGACTCTATTTAAGTCTTCAAGATTAACGACGTATTTTCCAACTCGTGGATAGCCTTCTCCAACCCATGCGAGGATTCCTTCTTCTTTGGTGTCAATTGCTTTAATCTTAAATCCTACTCTCCTACCTTTTTCTCTTACTTCTTGTGTCGTGAACCCTCCAATCTTTAGGCCCAAGCCTTGCATTTCTTCTGCAACTTTTAAAACAAGAGTAGTCTTTCCAACTCCCGGTAACCCGGTTACGAAGAGTCTCATATCCTCACCGAAAGAGTATAAAGAAAAGAGAATTTAATAATTTGTCGAAAAATAAATAATGAAGCAGAGATTGTTCAGTTTGTTTTTATCTATTTAACCCTTGTCGTGTCTATGCTTATTCCTTTCTCTCTCTTTCCATTTTTCTCTTATCATTAGTTTCTCTGTGTGGAACTTTTCTTTTATCATATCTCTCAACTGGTTAATTAACTCTTCCGCTCGTTCGTAGTCGCCTTCTTTGAAGGCATCCTTGAGTTCCTCAAGTAGTGTTCTTTCTTCCGTCATGTTAAGTCCTATTTTCTCGAATTTTGTCATGATTCTTTCGAGTTTCTCTATTCTGATTTCGATTCTAAGGGTTTGGTTTGTCCTGAGCATGATTTCTCGTTTTTCACCTGCCATTCTAATCACTGCTTCTGCGTGTGCTTTGGCTGCTATTGCCTGACCATAGGCTTTTCCGTATTTTCCTTCGTCATACGCTTCTTTAGCATTTTCAAGTTCCTTTTCGGCAAGGAGTAGAAGTCTCTCTGCAGCTGGAACTTTCACACTCTCGTTTTCCAATAGCTCCTTAGCAAGTAATGTTTTGTTCTCAGCAATTTCTATGGCCTCCCACGCCATTTCAGCTGTTATGTTGGCTTCCTCTTTGGTTACGTTGACTTTCAGCTCTTTCCTTATTCTTTTTTCCATCATTTCCGTCGCATTTTCTGAAAATGGGGTTTTTATTATTACAATATGAGTTACCTTGATCATGGCAAGTATTTGAGTTTGGTTCTCAGTCTTGTTAGTGTCTATATACACAGGAAAAGCCTTTTCGACCTTAATTTTCTTGAGGGCACCTATGTCTCGGCCGTGAGCAATAATGATCTTAACGTTATCTAAAATCTCTGGATAGTTTTCCAAAACATACTCTAGCACTTTAATATTTGTCTCATATCTGTCATTTCCCCATATTCTTGTCCATTCTATTCCCATATCGTCTAAATCTTCCTCATAATCCTTGGGCACAGCCGCCGGGCCACCTATGATTAAGACCTTATCTGGGGCAGCGCTCATTATTTCCGCTGTTATGTTTGGGTCGTACATTCCCCACGATGTTATGAATATTGTGAGGTTCATGCTCTCTCCTAACTTTTGTGCGAGTGTTAGGTCAGCTTCATTATCACTTACGAGTATTACAAGAGTAAGGTCACTTTCTTCAGTTGCGGTAGTGGTGGGTACTATGCTTAGCAAAAGGAGGATTCCAAACAGCCCAACAAATACTTTTTTCACTATCATGCTATATCACCTCACTTATTATTAAGGAAAAACATCTATTTAAGCTTTTTTCGTGAAATCGTTTTGTTTAGTTTTTGTTTGTTCAAAAATAATCCATTTCAAAGGAGTTTGAGTACCTCATCGTTAAATACCGTTTTTAAGTGTTTACGAATGTTTAAAGAGGGTTATAAGACCCCTTTATGCAAATTCTACACTTAATCTTTTAGTTTAGGCAATGAAACAATACTGGAAGTAAAAACTTGTTGAGTAAAAGCAAACTTTAAATCATTCAGTGAAGAAAGGATGGTGGTGGTTGGAATGAAAATAAAGTATAAACCTGAGGAATTGACGAGACTTCCTAGAAGCGTGGAATTTAGAGATGGGAAAGTTCATATAATCGATCAGCTCTTGCTTCCAAAAGAGTTTAAAGTAATATCATTGGAGACTGTTGAAGAGGTAGCTAGGGCAATAAAAACTCTACAGGTTAGAGGCGCTCCGGCTATAGGTGCAACCGCTGCCTATGGACTTGCACTGCTTGCTGAAAAGAGTAAAATGGAAAATAAAGAGAAGTTTTTAGATGAGTTCTACAGAGCTTTTGAAGTTTTAAAGAATACACGGCCAACAGCTGTGAATCTTTTCTGGGCTCTTAATAGAATTAAGGATATTGTGGAAGAACACAGAGAGGAGAGCCTTGATAAAATAAAAAGCCTGATCATTGAAGAAGCACATAAAATAGCAGATGAAGACGTAGAGGCAAACCTTAGAATGGGTCACTATGGAGCTGAGACTCTTCCTGAAGGGAACATTTTAACTCACTGTAATGCCGGAAGTTTAGCAACAGTGCATCTCGGTACAGTAGGAGCAGCTTTGAGGGTAATGCACAGAGAAGGTAAATTGAAGCTCTTATGGGTGGATGAGACAAGGCCAGTTCTCCAGGGAGCCAGACTTTCAGCTTGGGAGTATCATTATGATGGGATTCCATTGAAACTGATAAGTGATAATATGGCCGGTTTTGTGATGCAACAGGGAAGAGTAGATGCAATAATTGTTGGGGCAGATAGAATTGTGGCAAATGGTGATTTTGCCAATAAGATTGGGACTTACTCTTTAGCAGTACTTGCAAAGGAGCACAATATACCCTTCTTCACGATTGCACCGTTGTCAACAATAGACATGAGTCTTAAGAGTGGTAAAGAAATCCCAATTGAAGAGAGACCAAAGGAGGAAGTTTTAACATGCGGGGGATGTAAAATAGCTCCGGATGTCGATGTTTACAATCCGGCCTTTGACATAACTCCGCACAAATATCTCACAGCAATAATCACCGATAAAGGAGTAGTCTATCCTCCTTTCGAGAGAAATTTAAAGAAACTCTTTGAATAACTTTATAATTTTCCATGGTGGGGTGATATGAAGTTCTTTGGCTTAAAAACAAGGATAATAATTGGAGAAGGAAGCCTTCGATATGTTCAGAGTATTGCGAGAAATTATGAGAGAGTTATGGTCCTTTCCAGCAAATCTATGCGAATTCACGGATTTCTCAATGAGGTTATGGACTATGTAGAGGAAGCGGGAGCAGAGGTGGATGCCATAGAAGGTTTACCTGCTGAACCTGATTATGAAGATGTTGAAGAGTTAATACCGAGGGTTAAGGCTTTTTCTCCAGATTTGCTCATAGCTCTTGGAGGGGGAAGTGTAATAGATATCACAAAGGCCGTAAAGGTCTTCTATGATGCACCAGAACTTAGTTTTGAGGAGGTAGCATTTTTTAGTAGGTTTACGAAGCCTGTAAAGGTTATACCAAAACTTAAAACTCCATTAGTGGCAATACCCTCTACAAGTGGGGCTGGAAGCGAAGTTTCTGCTGCGAGTGTGCTCAGAAAAGACGGAGTAAAATACAACCTTGTTTCCTACGAGATTGCTCCGGAGTATGCAATTCTTGATCCACGGTTACCAAGAACAATGCCGGAGGACGTTGCGAGAAATTCAGGTTTAGACGTTTTAGTTCATGGAATTGAGGCGTACACCACTAATGCTACAACTCCATTCAGTGATGCCATGGCAATAAAAGCAATAAAGACTGTTTTTAAATGGCTTCCACTGTCTGTTAAAGGGGATGAGAAAGCTAGGGAGAACGTCCATTATGCGGCAACAATGGCTGGGATAGCATTTTTAAATGCTCGTCTTGGCATGTGCCATAGTATGAGCCATAAAGCCGCTTGGATAGCTCCACATGGTCTGCTTAATGCGATCTTCTTGCCATATGTAATTGAATTCAACATGAAGAGTGAGTATGCAAGGAAAAAGTATGCAGAGATAGCTAGAGAGGTTGGATTTAATACAGCTGAGGAACTTATTGAAGTTGTGAAGGAATTCAATGAGATGCTTGGTGTTCCAGCACTTAATAAAGTGGTGAATGAGGACATATTCCTCTTGAAACTTGATGAAATGGCAGATATGGCCTATGCTGACCCCTTGATAAGTTTTAACCCTGTTGAACCAAGTGTGGGTGATATTAAAGAACTTTACAGAAAGGCGTACTATGCCGAGTAGTTTTTAAACCCTCTTTCACTTTTTCTATCATGCACTTTCTCTTAAAAAGGGCAATAAAAGAAAGATTTGGGAGTCTTAATAAACTCCAAATAAGGGCTTTTGAAGAGGTTAGTTCTGGAAGGAGTGTCCTAATAGTTGCTCCCACCGGTAGTGGAAAGACTGAGGCTGCAGTGTTACCAGTTTTTAATGCAATCCTCGAAGAAGGCCTGAAACCAATTTCTGTTCTCTATATAGCACCTTTAAAGGCCCTTAACAGGGATTTACTTGATAGGTTAATCTGGTGGGGAGAAAAACTCAATTTGGATGTAGAGGTTAGGCATGGAGATACTTCTGCCTATAGGAAATCTAAACAAGTGAAAAAGCCTCCTCATATGTTAATAATAACTCCTGAAACTCTTGGAGTTATTCTTACAATGAAGTCTCTTCGCAAAGCTCTATCCAATGTCAGGTTTGTAATTGTTGATGAGATAGTAGAACTTGTTGATAATAAAAGGGGAATACAACTTAGCTTAGCTCTTGAAAGATTGGCAGAAATAGCTGATTTCCAGAGAATTGGACTTTCTGCAACTGTAGGAAATGAGGAAGAAATCAAAGCATGGCTTAAAGCCGATATCGTCGTGAAACCCCCAATAGCTAAGAGGTATAAGGTTAAGGTCTTATTTCCGCAACCTGATGAAAAGGACTTTGAACTCTCCAGAGAGCTTAGTATCCCATTGGATGTTGCTACTCGACTGAGAGTGCTCTGGAA
This genomic stretch from Thermococcus sp. EP1 harbors:
- a CDS encoding cell wall-binding repeat-containing protein, with the translated sequence MIVKKVFVGLFGILLLLSIVPTTTATEESDLTLVILVSDNEADLTLAQKLGESMNLTIFITSWGMYDPNITAEIMSAAPDKVLIIGGPAAVPKDYEEDLDDMGIEWTRIWGNDRYETNIKVLEYVLENYPEILDNVKIIIAHGRDIGALKKIKVEKAFPVYIDTNKTENQTQILAMIKVTHIVIIKTPFSENATEMMEKRIRKELKVNVTKEEANITAEMAWEAIEIAENKTLLAKELLENESVKVPAAERLLLLAEKELENAKEAYDEGKYGKAYGQAIAAKAHAEAVIRMAGEKREIMLRTNQTLRIEIRIEKLERIMTKFEKIGLNMTEERTLLEELKDAFKEGDYERAEELINQLRDMIKEKFHTEKLMIREKWKERERNKHRHDKG
- a CDS encoding NTPase, whose amino-acid sequence is MRLFVTGLPGVGKTTLVLKVAEEMQGLGLKIGGFTTQEVREKGRRVGFKIKAIDTKEEGILAWVGEGYPRVGKYVVNLEDLNRVGVSAIRRAISEADLIIIDEIGAMEYKSREFAMIINEVLKKEKPLLATVHRRYTERFRGMGKLYVLTTENREKIKDEVVKELKALFSFKD
- the mtnA gene encoding S-methyl-5-thioribose-1-phosphate isomerase, which encodes MKIKYKPEELTRLPRSVEFRDGKVHIIDQLLLPKEFKVISLETVEEVARAIKTLQVRGAPAIGATAAYGLALLAEKSKMENKEKFLDEFYRAFEVLKNTRPTAVNLFWALNRIKDIVEEHREESLDKIKSLIIEEAHKIADEDVEANLRMGHYGAETLPEGNILTHCNAGSLATVHLGTVGAALRVMHREGKLKLLWVDETRPVLQGARLSAWEYHYDGIPLKLISDNMAGFVMQQGRVDAIIVGADRIVANGDFANKIGTYSLAVLAKEHNIPFFTIAPLSTIDMSLKSGKEIPIEERPKEEVLTCGGCKIAPDVDVYNPAFDITPHKYLTAIITDKGVVYPPFERNLKKLFE
- a CDS encoding iron-containing alcohol dehydrogenase, producing MKFFGLKTRIIIGEGSLRYVQSIARNYERVMVLSSKSMRIHGFLNEVMDYVEEAGAEVDAIEGLPAEPDYEDVEELIPRVKAFSPDLLIALGGGSVIDITKAVKVFYDAPELSFEEVAFFSRFTKPVKVIPKLKTPLVAIPSTSGAGSEVSAASVLRKDGVKYNLVSYEIAPEYAILDPRLPRTMPEDVARNSGLDVLVHGIEAYTTNATTPFSDAMAIKAIKTVFKWLPLSVKGDEKARENVHYAATMAGIAFLNARLGMCHSMSHKAAWIAPHGLLNAIFLPYVIEFNMKSEYARKKYAEIAREVGFNTAEELIEVVKEFNEMLGVPALNKVVNEDIFLLKLDEMADMAYADPLISFNPVEPSVGDIKELYRKAYYAE